One Solanum pennellii chromosome 9, SPENNV200 DNA segment encodes these proteins:
- the LOC107029290 gene encoding long chain acyl-CoA synthetase 6, peroxisomal-like has product MDSKAEHRFRTIHNQLASTTAGDQDQPSLLRRRNAAGKFFSEQGFSNALPEELKTGKWNVYRSSRSPLKLVSRFAHHPEIGTLHDNFVRSVKTSPDCKYLGSRVREDGTVGQYKWMTYGEAGTARSAIGSALVCHKITKGSCVGLYFMNRPEWLIVDHSCSAYSYISVPLYDSLGPEAVKYIANHAATEAIFCVPETINHLLSFLSEIPSLHLIVVVGAVDGRVPSLPSSSGVEIISYSKLLSQGLSNLQPFCPPKPEAVATICYTSGTTGTPKGAVLTHANLIANVAGVSIGITLYSSDIYISYLPLAHIYERTNQVLLVYFGGASGFYQGDNLKLVDDIAVLRPTVFCSVPRLYNRLYAGIMNAVKTSGSIRETIFNSAYNAKKQAIFNGKNASPIWDRLVFNKIKARLGGRVRLMVSGSSPLSPDVTDFLRICFGCQVIEGYGMTETSCLISNMDQSDILSGHVGSPNPGCEIKLVDVPDMNYSSEDQPNPRGEICVRGPIVFQGYYKDEVQTREVIDKDGWFHTGDIGAWLPGGRLKIIDRKKNIFKLAQGEYVAPEKIENVYANSKYVAQCFIHGDSLNSSLVAIVCVDLDMLKTWAINEGIKNKDVKQLCTDPRAKFAILKDMDTVGKEAQLRGFEFAKAITLVLEPFSMENDLLTPTYKIKRPQARTYFAREIADMYAELSTSNSSPNKIL; this is encoded by the exons ATGGATTCTAAAGCTGAACATCGTTTTCGAACTATTCACAACCAACTCGCTTCCACCACCGCCGGCGATCAGGATCAACCGTCACTTCTCCGCCGTAGAAATGCCGCCGGCAAATTCTTCTCCG AGCAAGGATTTAGTAATGCGCTCCCCGAGGAACTGAAGACAGGAAAATGGAATGTGTACAG ATCTTCTCGCTCTCCGTTGAAGCTTGTTAGTAGATTTGCACATCATCCTGAAATTGGTACCTTACATGACAATTTCGT GCGCTCGGTTAAGACGTCTCCAGATTGCAAATACTTAGGATCACGAGTTCGAGAAGATGGAACAGTAGGACA GTACAAATGGATGACATACGGGGAGGCAGGTACTGCACGGTCAGCGATTGGTTCTGCACTAGTTTGTCATAAGATAACAAAG GGATCTTGTGTTGGTTTGTATTTCATGAATCGACCAGAATGGCTGATAGTCGACCATTCCTGCTCTGCATATTCATACATTTCTGTTCCTTTATATGATTCTCTTG GTCCAGAAGCTGTAAAATATATTGCAAACCATGCAGCAACTGAAGCGATATTTTGTGTGCCAGAAACAATAAATCAT TTGCTTAGCTTCTTATCGGAGATTCCTTCGCTGCATTTAATTGTG GTAGTTGGAGCTGTAGATGGGAGAGTTCCATCACTTCCATCATCATCTGGGGTGGAgatcatatcatattcaaaaCTACTTAGTCAG GGTCTCAGCAATCTTCAGCCCTTTTGCCCACCAAAACCTGAGGCTGTTGCTACAATATGCTATACGAGTGGTACTACTGGGACCCCAAAG GGTGCTGTTTTGACCCATGCAAACCTGATTGCAAACGTCGCTGGTGTGAGTATCGGCATCACACTGTACTCTTCAGATAT TTACATCTCATATCTTCCGCTGGCACATATATATGAGAGGACTAACCAAGTATTGCTGGTCTATTTTGGAGGAGCTTCTGGATTCTATCAGGGA GATAATCTGAAACTAGTGGATGATATAGCTGTATTAAGGCCAACTGTCTTTTGCAGCGTCCCTCGGTTATACAATAGATTATATGCCGG CATTATGAATGCTGTGAAGACATCTGGCTCAATCAGAGAGACGATATTTAATTCTGCTTATAATGCTAAGAAGCAAGCAATTTTTAATG GAAAAAATGCATCCCCAATCTGGGATAGATTGGTATTCAACAAAATAAAAGCAAGGCTAGGAGGAAGAGTTCGCTTGATGGTCTCAGGATCTTCACCATTATCTCCTGATGTTACGGACTTTTTGCGGAT ATGCTTTGGTTGTCAAGTTATAGAAGGATATGGAATGACCGAAACTTCTTGCCTTATAAGTAACATGGATCAGAGTGATATCTTATCGGGTCATGTGGGCTCTCCTAATCCTGGATGTG AAATAAAGCTTGTTGATGTCCCTGATATGAACTATTCATCTGAAGATCAGCCTAATCCCCGTGGAGAGATTTGTGTAAGAGGCCCCATAGTGTTCCAAGGATACTACAAGGATGAAGTACAGAC GAGAGAAGTGATTGACAAAGATGGATGGTTTCACACCGGAGATATTGGAGCGTGGCTACCTGGGGGCCGCTTAAAGATAATTGATAG GAAGAAGAACATTTTCAAGTTAGCACAGGGAGAATATGTAGCTCCGGAAAAAATTGAGAATGTTTATGCAAATAGCAAGTATGTTGCACAGTGCTTTATACATG GTGACAGCCTGAATTCCTCTCTGGTAGCCATAGTCTGCGTGGACCTGGACATGTTGAAAACATGGGCTATAAATGAAGGCATCAAG AATAAAGACGTGAAACAGCTCTGCACTGATCCAAGAGCAAAATTTGCAATATTGAAAGACATGGATACTGTTGGAAAGGAAGCACAG TTGAGAGGTTTCGAATTTGCAAAAGCTATCACTTTGGTGCTTGAGCCTTTTTCTATGGAGAATGATCTGCTTACTCCAACGTATAAG ATAAAAAGGCCACAAGCAAGAACATACTTTGCTAGAGAAATAGCAGACATGTATGCAGAACTCTCAACATCCAACTCTTCTCCAAATAAAATCTTATGA